The Mesoterricola silvestris sequence TCACTTCAAAGAAGAGGAGGCACAGGAACTGGCGGAGGTAGGCCTCCAGTGGCTCAACCCCGTCGAGGACCAGGCACAGGTTCCCAAAATGGGAAAGGAGCACATCCTTGAGCTGCTCGGGAGCCTCCGGGATGCCGGGAAGGAAAGCTTCTGGAACTGGGCCATCGAATCCCATCGTGAGCAGGAAAACCATTTCGCGAGTCTGTTGAGCACCAACGGAATCGACCCCATCGGCTGCTTCAAGGTCCTCCTGGAAGCGGACCGGAGCGGGCCTTTCTGGCGATGGGCCGTTCAGATCGACAAGGAAGGTCGAAACAACCTTGCCCGCCTTTTCGACCTGAACGCCCTGCGGCCGTTTCTGGAGGAATGGAGGGCCCAGTTCTGGGAAGAGGCGGGGCGGCGCGGGGATGTCCTCGGATGGTTCGGCCTCGTGGATGAGTGGATGGACTTCGCTGCCCGGGGTTCCAGGTTGTCGTCCCAGCCCTCCGTTCAAAAGGCTTCGCCCCTGCCCTTGGCCGCGGAGCCAATGCCTGCGCAGACCATCTATTTCGGCCCCCCCGGAACGGGCAAGTCCTGGACCATCGCCGCCCGGATCGCCTCGGACAAACCCTCCTCCTTCCCCATCCAGTTTCATCCGGAATATACCTACGGTGACTTCTTCGGCAAACTGGTGCCCCTCACCGTCAATGACCCTTCAAAACCCGATGAGCACCGGATCGACTACCGTGTCCACTTGGGCCCTTTCCTGAAGGCCCTCTCGAAGGCGTATACATGGATGGCTTCTGGCCAATCCAATGCCTCGAATGGATCGGGTGAAGTTTGTCTTGTCATCGATGAGATCAATCGAGGGAACTGCGCTGCCATTTTCGGGGAAACCTTCCAGCTCCTGGATCGCGAGATCGGCGATCGCCACATTCCTCATGAACTTCGCGAAGAGGGACCTGTCGTTTCCAGGGCGGGGTGGTCGTCCTATCACATCGAACTCCCGCCTGTTCTCAGGAAGGCGTTCTTCGAATACTTCCTCGAGGCATTGCTGGAGGGCACGTCCGAGGAAGGCCTCGAATTCCCAAAGGAGCCCTGGAAGGATGCCGCGAAAGTCCTGAACCGGCTTCACGAAGGTGGGGAACCCAAGGTCACGCCGGAAGACTTCCCGGCCAGTCCCATTGCCGTGCGGAGGAAGGAAGATTTTGCTCTCCTGCGTCAATTGGCCCACGACGGGTTGATCGCGTTACCGCCGAACCTGCACATCCTGGCATCCATGAACACCTCCGATGAATCCGTCTTCTTCATGGATTCGGCCTTCAAGCGACGGTGGGACTGGGAGCATGTGGGGATTGGTGAAGTTGCTCCCACCCGGCTTTCGGGAATCAGGGTTGAAGGCAAGGAGTACACGTGGTGCGAGCTGGTCGGCAAGGTCAACGCGTTCCTCAAGGCCAATGCGGATCGCATTCGCGGGATCGATGACAAGCAGATCGGCTACTGGTTCATCAAGCCGGAACCCAGCTCCCAGCCAGGAAACGCCTTCGAGGTCTCCCTCAAGTCCTTGAAGGGAAAGCTGCTCCATTACCTCTGGGACAGCGTCTTCAGCCGCGACCGGAGGCCTTTGAAGGATCTTTTGCCGGATGAGGCCCGGGCCCGGACCGTCACGTTCGGGGACTTCGTGGGAGGCAACAACCTCGAGTTGATCCTAGATAGACTCATGACCATGTGAGGGGTATCGGATGCCGGCTCCGGAGCAAAATCCGCATCCCTGGAAAATCGTAGGCCCCAGGCCCGGCATGGGCTGGGGCAGAGTCGGCTGGAAGGGGAATGAACTCGTCTTCCCGGAAGGCCTTTCCACGGAAGCTGAAGGCTGCGCCCATCGCCAGATCAAGCTCGCCATGGTCCTTCAGCTTATGACCCCAGGGTCCAACAACCAGAAGATCGCGGTCAGCGAATCACCTGGATCAGAAGGGACGGGGGCCGTCCATACCGTCGACGGTGAAGCTCCTCCCCGCCGGGAACAAACCATGGACGGGGGTTTGGCCAAGCTCCTGGCCTTGGCGGATGATCCGGAACTGCCATGCCTGGTGCAGCGCAGGGGAATCGTAAGGGATCCGGACTGGGACCAGTTCGAGCGCCACCTGGCCCACGCCATCTATGAGCCCAATAACGCAATCTACCTGCCCGAGGGCATCGGACCACGCAGGATCAAGACTCACGGCATCACGGACATCGCATGCCTGTATGCCTTCATCGTCGAGGAGCTCCTGAGAGCGGGCCACCAGGATCTTGCCCAGGGGATGCCGCTTTTCCTGAGGAGCCTCGCGGAGGAATTCCGGGAGCGCTGGCCGGATTTCGCCGTCCCCTTTCTTGACGATGCCCAGGGGTTCAACAGGTTGCGGCATCTTCTCGACCAGATCCACCGGACGACGCCCCTCCGGGATGACCGGTATTTCGATTTCTTTGAAGCCATCGAAAGCTACCTCTACGAGGGCGACGCCTGGACCGATTCACCCACCTGGGGTACGGACTCCTTCGCCCATGTGTGGGAGGCGCTCTGCATGAACCACGTGGAGATGCACCCGGAAACCTACGGCAGCCTCCTGGCCATGGATAGACGGGAATGCGACTGGCCGGCCCCGGCCCACATGGACCGCTGGAACGGGTCCGGGCGGTCCGAGGAGAGCTTCTGGATCCACAAGGGATTCCGGAGCAAACTTGCCTCCGCCCTGAAATGGGTCAATCCGGGCAACGAGGAGGTGGAATCCGGCCATCGCGAGGATTGCCCGGCCAGGGGCACAAAAAGAAAAGTCACCGGCCGTGGGGACTGCCCGGATTGCCGTGAGCTCCGAGCCAGGAAGCCCCTGGAACCGGACGCGGTTCTGGTATCGGAACGGGTTCTGCCCGGCAACGGTCTAGGGAAAAAGAAGCGCCTCCTGCGCCGCTGCGCCTCAGAAGGACCCAAGAAGCTGATCCCGAAACCAAGCCGCCGCTCCGCGTTCCGCGTCCGCAGCAAGGTTGTCGTTGTGGATGCCAAGTACAAGCACGTCTATTGCAAACTTGTCACCCGGCAGGACCCTGACCTCCCTGATCGCGAAATCTCCATCCTCCTGAACCAGGATTTCGAGAAGCAGCTTCGCTACGAGGTTGCCCTGCGCCGCGCCATCCCGTGCGAAAGGGTCACGCACGAGTTCTGGGTTCCTGCCTCCGCCGGCGGAACACGAAGGATCGTCATCCCCAGCTGCCCGTGGGTTGCCCTGCGCCCCATGCCCATCGAACGGCTCCTGGATGAATACCTTCAACGCCACGGTTGGAAGCTTCTGGGCTCAAGACTTGCCCCACCAGGGCTTGCATCAAATCCGCCAAGGCCAGTCACTCAACCCGGGTGAATCTCAGTCCACGGTAAGCCCAGCCCCAAGGCCACCTGTGGAAGGCGTTGGGCCAGCCTTACCCGGTCACCCACTCAAAACAGCGAGGCCCCCCCTTATCCGGGGCCCAAATCCGGCCCCCGGCCCGGGAACTTACCTCCGCTTCGACCCGTTCATCCCCCGTTTTCGACCGTTCAGGGAAATTTTCCGGTTCGGGCCGGGATTGGGTGTAGCCTGTCTCCAACCCAACCCATGCCCGCGGATTGAACCCAGATCCCATGGCATAAATGCTGGATAAACAATTGCTTAAACATAATTGATTTAGTTATTAACTCGCAATGTCGAGGGGGAGTTTTGTGCGTAAATGGTGTTACCGGCTTTTGAGCACATCCATTAATCTGCTGTTCATCACCCTGGCCCTGGTGGGAATGCCCGGGGTTCTCCGGGCCCAGTCCTTCCAATCCAGCTTTTCCGAAGTGAAATTCGATCGGGCGAAAGGACCGGCCACCCTGAATGCGGGCGTCCAGGTGGACGTCGCCTCGGGCGCGGCGAGCATGGAGATCCCGTTCGGTCCGGGCATTGGGCAGCGCGGACTCACCTTCCGGCCGACCCTGAGCCTCCGGATCGCTCCCCAGGTGGCGGTCAGTTCCATCTTCGAAACCTACGTGGCCCAGGTCAGCAGCCGCGGAACCCTGTACTACAACACGACCACCGTGGACACGATCTACCAGCGCGGATACGGAACCTCGAGCTTCTCGCCAGGCTCCTTCGATCTGGCGCTGGGTTCAACGGATGAAACCCAGAGCGCGTACAGGCTTCCCGGCGGAGGCGGGACCCTCGTGGGCACGGTACCGCCTTCCATGACGGCCGCCGCGGCCGGGCAGCTCC is a genomic window containing:
- a CDS encoding AAA family ATPase, translated to MEVLNLQPYSVVTEKPGGHGLTFRDHGDLQFNLNRAFREIRANQEYLAIDGSHLWQISFIQTPCNGTKQYLHFKEEEAQELAEVGLQWLNPVEDQAQVPKMGKEHILELLGSLRDAGKESFWNWAIESHREQENHFASLLSTNGIDPIGCFKVLLEADRSGPFWRWAVQIDKEGRNNLARLFDLNALRPFLEEWRAQFWEEAGRRGDVLGWFGLVDEWMDFAARGSRLSSQPSVQKASPLPLAAEPMPAQTIYFGPPGTGKSWTIAARIASDKPSSFPIQFHPEYTYGDFFGKLVPLTVNDPSKPDEHRIDYRVHLGPFLKALSKAYTWMASGQSNASNGSGEVCLVIDEINRGNCAAIFGETFQLLDREIGDRHIPHELREEGPVVSRAGWSSYHIELPPVLRKAFFEYFLEALLEGTSEEGLEFPKEPWKDAAKVLNRLHEGGEPKVTPEDFPASPIAVRRKEDFALLRQLAHDGLIALPPNLHILASMNTSDESVFFMDSAFKRRWDWEHVGIGEVAPTRLSGIRVEGKEYTWCELVGKVNAFLKANADRIRGIDDKQIGYWFIKPEPSSQPGNAFEVSLKSLKGKLLHYLWDSVFSRDRRPLKDLLPDEARARTVTFGDFVGGNNLELILDRLMTM